The following proteins are co-located in the Sulfitobacter guttiformis genome:
- a CDS encoding TRAP transporter permease, with translation MSDTTNQTASNADAEHDSELTRLGPLFSWTSITFVLLCTSGLGMGLAYTFGVPIGGKRLIEGQYYWFFIGIFLAAAFIALPGHKAQRKVPIYDLAAAAIALGISMWFSTHAWDIVQAGWTNFPAGVVLWLLMLEVARRSGGIPFLLVVFLLGLYPIVADYFPGLLMGIPYTFERMIEAHVFRTEGLMGITTKIVAEIVLGFLVFAGVLIATGAGQFFIDLANAGFGKYRGGPAKVSIVASAFFGSLSGSIFSNIAGTGSITIPTMKKVGYPPHYAAAIEACASTGGVVMPPVMGAIAFVMAITIGVDYATIMVAAILPSFLFYFGLILQVDAYAARKGLVGMAPEKLPSSREVLKRGWPFLSVMIFLVWGLLYMRWEYYAPWYASALMIALSFLQRETMMTPKRLFATLRQVGILVTQTAAIILPIAFVVSALTITGVTGSMTSGLVALGGDNVYMIIALGVLACFIMGMAGLAIVAYIFLAVTLAPAIIEIGGLNTVAVHFFIVYYAMLSVITPPVGAAAFLAATIAGAKPMLTSFTAMRLGVVIYFVPLFFLFQPALVLQGDLTPLIYVLPSIIIGIILLSGGLEGYLLGVGMVRPWMRLPLGAAGFAFSFPGLLTTLIGGAASAIIVALIWRDTSKTDPATTH, from the coding sequence ATGTCAGACACAACCAACCAGACAGCTTCTAATGCCGATGCAGAGCACGATTCAGAACTCACGCGCCTTGGGCCGCTATTTTCCTGGACCAGCATCACATTTGTGCTGCTTTGCACAAGCGGTCTTGGCATGGGGCTGGCCTATACATTCGGCGTGCCGATTGGAGGCAAACGTCTAATTGAAGGGCAGTATTACTGGTTTTTTATCGGGATCTTTCTGGCTGCGGCCTTCATCGCCTTGCCGGGACATAAAGCACAACGCAAAGTGCCGATCTATGATCTCGCTGCTGCGGCCATCGCCCTCGGCATCTCGATGTGGTTTTCGACACATGCGTGGGACATCGTGCAGGCGGGCTGGACGAACTTTCCCGCTGGCGTTGTTCTATGGCTACTGATGCTGGAAGTCGCGCGCAGATCAGGCGGCATCCCCTTTCTGCTGGTGGTTTTTTTATTGGGTCTTTATCCCATAGTTGCCGACTATTTCCCCGGCCTTCTGATGGGCATCCCCTATACATTCGAGCGGATGATTGAAGCGCATGTATTCCGGACCGAGGGGCTTATGGGCATCACGACGAAAATCGTTGCCGAAATAGTTCTTGGCTTCCTCGTTTTTGCAGGTGTTCTGATTGCCACCGGCGCGGGGCAGTTCTTTATCGATCTGGCGAATGCAGGATTCGGGAAATACCGTGGCGGTCCTGCCAAAGTTTCCATCGTTGCCAGCGCGTTTTTCGGATCGCTTTCCGGTTCGATCTTTTCAAATATCGCCGGGACCGGCTCTATTACCATTCCGACAATGAAGAAAGTGGGCTACCCACCCCATTACGCCGCCGCAATCGAGGCATGCGCATCCACCGGTGGTGTCGTTATGCCGCCTGTTATGGGTGCTATCGCCTTTGTGATGGCGATCACTATTGGCGTGGACTACGCAACCATCATGGTCGCGGCGATCTTGCCATCGTTTCTATTTTACTTTGGCCTGATCTTGCAGGTTGATGCCTATGCTGCGCGCAAAGGTCTGGTCGGGATGGCACCGGAAAAATTGCCCTCGTCCCGCGAAGTCCTCAAACGCGGGTGGCCGTTCCTGTCGGTCATGATCTTTCTGGTCTGGGGCCTGCTGTACATGCGGTGGGAGTATTATGCGCCGTGGTACGCCAGTGCGCTGATGATCGCCCTAAGCTTTCTACAGCGTGAAACCATGATGACCCCCAAGCGCCTCTTCGCGACCCTGCGTCAGGTTGGCATTCTTGTCACTCAAACTGCTGCGATCATTTTGCCGATTGCCTTTGTCGTCAGCGCGTTGACGATCACAGGCGTGACAGGCTCCATGACTTCGGGATTGGTAGCTTTGGGTGGAGACAACGTTTACATGATCATCGCACTGGGCGTTTTAGCCTGCTTTATCATGGGCATGGCCGGATTGGCGATCGTGGCCTATATCTTCCTAGCTGTCACTCTCGCCCCGGCGATCATCGAAATCGGCGGCCTGAACACAGTCGCCGTACATTTCTTTATTGTGTACTATGCCATGTTGTCAGTCATTACGCCCCCTGTCGGTGCTGCAGCTTTCCTTGCTGCCACTATTGCAGGGGCCAAGCCTATGCTGACCTCGTTCACTGCGATGCGGCTTGGGGTGGTTATATATTTCGTACCACTTTTCTTCCTCTTCCAACCAGCGCTTGTGCTTCAAGGTGATCTGACGCCCCTTATCTACGTCCTACCGTCCATCATCATCGGAATTATCCTGCTGTCCGGTGGGCTTGAGGGGTATCTTCTGGGCGTTGGCATGGTACGACCATGGATGCGCCTGCCACTTGGCGCTGCGGGCTTTGCCTTCAGCTTTCCGGGGTTGCTTACAACTTTGATCGGAGGTGCGGCGTCTGCGATAATCGTCGCGTTGATCTGGCGCGACACTTCCAAAACCGATCCGGCAACCACGCACTAG
- a CDS encoding TAXI family TRAP transporter solute-binding subunit, whose translation MNFSKVSTRLGLSSALVIFGLSTSAMAQDYDWPRLLVIGTPGTSTGSFASTNGWGPALQKETGTTVRIVPEDSEPMRYKRLTDREDIAISSVSASEIAAQTEGTGGYASAKPLPQRIVWHHNDTPWGFVVAGDSDLQTLEDIGKGGVRVTSGVFSPAIVTAVTKALPGFIGLTPEEAAEKITYVPASSYGENCRSVVEGKSDVAYCSPISSVLSEMEGAPGSIRWLAMDPENKDGWNAYLNHRPMTIPTTVSLGVKTAQGVASMTSNFVYAIPATADVDFAYNMAKWMDQSHDTYKGSHALAARMSVDLFRGYLDSNPIPIHEGTVKYLREIGQWTDEDDVWNNAAITQMDAWIEARQSGMKEAMEQGVEINFENEAFLEIMAKHTEGLQVFRSRL comes from the coding sequence ATGAATTTTTCAAAAGTATCAACAAGGTTGGGCCTCAGCTCTGCACTTGTCATATTCGGTCTGTCGACTTCGGCAATGGCACAGGATTACGATTGGCCTCGTTTGTTGGTAATCGGCACGCCAGGAACATCGACGGGCAGCTTTGCGTCGACAAACGGTTGGGGTCCAGCACTGCAAAAAGAGACTGGCACGACGGTGCGGATCGTACCCGAAGACAGTGAGCCAATGCGCTACAAGCGTCTGACCGATCGCGAAGATATTGCAATTTCGTCGGTGTCAGCGTCCGAAATAGCTGCGCAAACCGAAGGCACTGGCGGCTATGCCTCAGCCAAACCTTTACCACAACGCATTGTGTGGCATCATAATGATACGCCTTGGGGCTTTGTTGTAGCTGGCGATTCCGATCTTCAAACCCTCGAAGATATCGGCAAGGGCGGCGTACGCGTCACCTCTGGTGTGTTTTCACCGGCAATTGTGACGGCTGTAACAAAGGCCCTCCCGGGGTTCATTGGACTGACGCCCGAAGAAGCTGCAGAGAAAATCACGTACGTTCCCGCTTCCAGCTACGGCGAAAACTGCCGTTCGGTTGTCGAGGGCAAATCGGACGTGGCATATTGTTCACCCATCTCGTCAGTTCTGTCTGAAATGGAGGGTGCCCCCGGCAGTATCCGTTGGCTGGCAATGGACCCCGAAAACAAGGATGGATGGAACGCATATTTGAACCACCGCCCCATGACCATTCCGACGACTGTGTCTTTGGGTGTCAAAACTGCCCAAGGGGTTGCTTCGATGACCTCGAACTTTGTGTACGCGATACCGGCAACAGCAGATGTGGATTTTGCCTATAACATGGCCAAGTGGATGGACCAGTCGCATGATACCTACAAAGGGTCACATGCGTTGGCGGCACGTATGTCCGTTGATCTGTTCCGAGGCTATCTGGACAGCAACCCTATCCCCATCCACGAAGGCACTGTGAAGTATTTGCGTGAAATCGGCCAGTGGACCGACGAAGATGACGTTTGGAACAATGCCGCGATTACGCAGATGGATGCGTGGATCGAAGCACGTCAGTCCGGCATGAAAGAAGCAATGGAGCAAGGTGTAGAGATCAACTTCGAGAATGAAGCATTTCTCGAGATCATGGCCAAACACACCGAAGGCTTACAGGTTTTCCGCTCGCGTTTGTGA
- a CDS encoding UdgX family uracil-DNA binding protein (This protein belongs to the uracil DNA glycosylase superfamily, members of which act in excision repair of DNA. However, it belongs more specifically to UdgX branch, whose founding member was found to bind uracil in DNA (where it does not belong), without cleaving it, appears to promote DNA repair by a pathway involving RecA, rather than base excision.), whose protein sequence is MIFAPRLPRLGTYEAWRDAARALASNDVAADDVEWTMEGDAESLFGGGSPLPASRDMTVPAGFVPMAKLICAHRTEGSHDLLYRVLLRCRGNTRLLGNRADAEVQQLEAWAKNIRRDMHKMKAFVRFREITKQGANRRQFISWFEPDHRIEELIAPFFTRRFGDMDWVIVTPEVTTRFAAGDLDHKAVTSARLDLSDETEELWKTYYANIFNPARLKIKAMQSEMPKKYWKNLPEADLIPGLIAGAEARMRKMQEDAPTLPPMRAERILERLPQREVADDLHACTRCPIGAQATQAVPGTGPTDATLMIVGEQPGDQEDLAGLPFVGPAGQLFDAIATEAGLDRSAAYVTNAVKHFKFTPRGKRRIHQSPHRKEVDACRVWLEREIAQIQPALIIALGATAAQTLTGDGAALMTRRGRVERGREGIPVLITLHPSALLRSGESESMRALLLADLQLAAAMTARLAAL, encoded by the coding sequence GTGATCTTTGCCCCCCGCCTGCCACGACTGGGAACATATGAAGCGTGGCGCGATGCAGCACGGGCGCTGGCCAGCAATGACGTGGCCGCTGATGATGTTGAGTGGACGATGGAGGGTGACGCAGAGAGCCTGTTTGGCGGTGGTTCTCCCCTGCCCGCCTCGCGTGACATGACGGTGCCTGCCGGTTTCGTGCCGATGGCAAAACTGATCTGCGCGCACCGGACGGAGGGCTCTCATGATTTGCTCTACCGGGTGTTGCTCCGCTGTCGGGGAAACACGCGCCTTCTGGGCAATCGTGCCGATGCCGAAGTACAGCAACTCGAAGCATGGGCCAAGAATATCCGCCGCGACATGCACAAAATGAAAGCGTTTGTCCGGTTTCGCGAGATAACAAAGCAAGGCGCCAACCGCCGCCAATTCATCAGTTGGTTCGAGCCGGATCATAGAATAGAGGAACTGATCGCCCCGTTTTTCACCCGTCGTTTTGGTGATATGGATTGGGTCATCGTGACACCCGAAGTGACCACGCGGTTCGCTGCTGGCGATTTGGACCACAAAGCCGTGACCAGTGCGCGTCTTGATCTTAGCGACGAGACTGAGGAACTCTGGAAGACCTACTACGCAAATATCTTTAACCCCGCCCGCCTCAAAATTAAGGCGATGCAATCGGAGATGCCAAAGAAATACTGGAAAAACCTGCCGGAGGCTGACCTCATCCCCGGTCTTATTGCAGGTGCCGAAGCACGGATGCGCAAGATGCAGGAGGATGCGCCCACCCTTCCGCCGATGCGCGCAGAGCGCATACTGGAGCGGCTGCCGCAACGGGAGGTAGCTGATGATCTTCATGCCTGTACACGCTGTCCGATCGGTGCGCAGGCCACGCAGGCAGTACCGGGAACAGGCCCCACCGACGCAACACTGATGATTGTCGGCGAGCAACCCGGTGACCAAGAAGATCTGGCAGGTCTGCCCTTTGTCGGCCCAGCGGGACAGCTGTTTGACGCGATCGCCACCGAGGCGGGGCTGGACCGAAGCGCCGCTTACGTCACCAATGCAGTCAAGCATTTCAAATTTACGCCCAGAGGCAAGCGACGCATTCACCAGAGTCCCCACAGGAAAGAAGTCGATGCCTGTCGCGTATGGCTCGAGCGCGAGATTGCACAGATACAACCTGCATTGATCATAGCGCTTGGCGCTACCGCCGCGCAAACCCTCACGGGCGATGGCGCAGCCCTGATGACGCGCCGTGGCCGCGTGGAGCGTGGGCGCGAAGGGATACCCGTGCTGATCACTTTGCATCCCTCCGCTCTTTTGCGGAGCGGGGAATCTGAAAGCATGCGCGCCCTCTTGTTGGCCGATCTGCAACTAGCCGCGGCAATGACCGCTCGGCTTGCCGCGCTTTAA
- a CDS encoding putative DNA modification/repair radical SAM protein has protein sequence MTKLTLQEKLALLSDAAKYDASCASSGTTKRSSADGNGLGSTEGSGICHAYAPDGRCISLLKILMTNFCIYDCAYCINRVSSQVPRARFTVEEVVHLTTEFYRRNYIEGLFLSSGIIKSPDDTMGDMVRIARSLRHDHHFRGYIHLKTIPDASPELIEEAGLLADRLSMNIELPTDAGIKAYAPEKNGDEIRRAMGRVQLRKEAAKDRTHTGRRAAKFAPAGQSTQMIVGADGANDATILQSSTRLYSSYKLKRVYYSAFSPIPDSTAALPLIKPPLVREHRLYQADWLLRFYGYQADEIASAATDGMLDLEIDPKLAWALANREMFPVDVNRGGRDMLLRVPGFGTKSVARILSARRSGALGFGDLKRIGALMNKAKPFITARDWSPGGLTDAANLRARFAPPPEQLSLL, from the coding sequence ATGACAAAATTGACCCTACAGGAAAAACTGGCGTTGCTGAGCGATGCTGCGAAATATGATGCATCATGTGCATCATCAGGCACGACAAAGCGGAGCAGCGCGGACGGTAACGGCCTTGGCAGTACCGAAGGGTCCGGGATTTGTCATGCCTATGCGCCCGATGGACGGTGTATCAGCCTGCTTAAAATCCTTATGACGAATTTCTGCATTTATGACTGTGCGTATTGCATCAACCGCGTCTCTTCACAGGTGCCCCGCGCGCGGTTTACGGTAGAGGAGGTCGTGCACCTGACCACCGAGTTCTACAGGCGCAACTATATCGAGGGACTGTTTCTATCCTCGGGCATCATAAAAAGCCCTGACGATACAATGGGCGATATGGTTCGGATTGCCCGTAGCCTTCGGCACGACCACCACTTTCGTGGCTACATCCATCTCAAAACGATTCCCGACGCTTCGCCCGAGTTGATAGAAGAGGCTGGCCTGCTTGCCGACCGCCTGTCTATGAACATCGAGCTGCCAACCGACGCCGGAATCAAGGCCTATGCTCCCGAGAAAAACGGCGATGAAATTCGCCGCGCTATGGGCCGTGTGCAGCTACGCAAGGAAGCCGCAAAAGACCGAACCCACACCGGACGGCGCGCGGCGAAATTTGCTCCTGCGGGGCAAAGCACGCAAATGATTGTAGGCGCTGACGGAGCGAATGATGCCACGATTTTGCAAAGCTCAACTCGGCTTTATAGTTCGTACAAGCTCAAGCGAGTTTATTACTCCGCCTTTTCACCTATACCCGACAGCACCGCCGCGCTGCCCCTGATCAAACCGCCGCTGGTGCGCGAGCACAGATTGTATCAGGCGGATTGGCTACTGCGGTTCTATGGGTATCAGGCCGACGAAATTGCGTCGGCGGCAACTGACGGCATGCTTGATCTTGAGATTGATCCAAAGCTGGCCTGGGCGCTGGCGAACCGTGAAATGTTTCCTGTGGATGTGAACCGTGGAGGTCGCGACATGCTTCTGCGGGTACCGGGTTTCGGGACGAAATCCGTGGCGCGTATTCTGTCTGCGCGGCGGAGCGGAGCATTGGGGTTTGGTGATCTCAAGCGGATCGGCGCGCTAATGAACAAGGCAAAGCCGTTCATCACCGCCCGCGACTGGTCACCGGGCGGGTTGACAGATGCGGCCAATCTGCGTGCACGCTTTGCCCCCCCACCCGAGCAGTTGAGCCTTTTGTGA
- a CDS encoding CreA family protein, whose product MMKRICTLLALSLPAVGHAEQVGNVDVDWLGNDLIIEALADPEVEGVTCHVTYFERGIIDRLQKGNWFEDPSNSSISCRQTGPIKIGDIDRGDEGEDVFTKSRSIIFKSIKIKRIFDEKNQTLIYISHARDVQNGSAKMSMSTVPLYQP is encoded by the coding sequence ATGATGAAACGAATATGCACTTTGCTCGCTCTGTCCCTTCCTGCTGTTGGCCACGCCGAGCAGGTGGGTAATGTTGATGTTGACTGGCTCGGAAATGATCTGATCATCGAAGCATTGGCCGATCCAGAAGTTGAGGGGGTTACCTGTCACGTCACTTACTTCGAGCGTGGGATTATCGACCGCCTACAAAAGGGGAATTGGTTCGAAGATCCGTCGAACTCTTCCATATCCTGCCGCCAGACCGGCCCTATTAAGATTGGCGATATTGATCGCGGCGACGAGGGCGAGGATGTCTTTACAAAAAGCCGATCGATCATCTTCAAATCTATCAAGATCAAGCGGATTTTTGACGAGAAAAACCAGACGCTCATCTACATAAGCCATGCGCGCGACGTGCAAAACGGCTCTGCCAAAATGTCGATGTCAACGGTACCGCTTTATCAGCCATAA
- a CDS encoding lytic murein transglycosylase gives MTLSRRHFGLGLGVLTLAACTGGVSGVVPSGGAGGLPSDLLPVPNASYDAWVNSFRSRAAASGISQSTLTAAFRGTGYLPGCVKRDRNQTEFKRSLEDYLAIAASDERISKGRAAFARHGGTLQTLEGRYGVDAEIICAIWGLESFFGERRGDVPVISATSTLAFDGRRGAFFESQLIAALKIVQNGDIPASRLTGSWAGAMGHTQFIPTSYQAFAVDFTGDGRRDIWSDDPTDSLASTAAYLQKNGWTRGVKWGGEVGNGAPQGSIIQPQQGGPRFAVTSNFRAIKRYNNSDAYAIGVGHLADRIAGAGPLRSSFPPDVNGLTKDDRIALQQRLTAKGFDTGGSDGVIGPNSEKAISAFQASRGMPVTGTPSQALLAQLS, from the coding sequence ATGACACTTTCACGCAGACATTTTGGATTGGGCCTCGGGGTTCTTACCCTCGCCGCTTGTACTGGTGGCGTCAGTGGGGTGGTGCCCTCCGGAGGGGCGGGGGGACTGCCGTCCGACCTGTTGCCTGTTCCGAATGCCAGCTATGATGCTTGGGTTAACAGTTTTCGCAGTCGGGCAGCAGCGAGCGGGATTTCTCAATCAACGCTCACAGCGGCGTTTCGCGGCACTGGCTATCTTCCCGGCTGCGTGAAGCGTGATCGCAACCAGACCGAGTTCAAGCGCAGTCTCGAAGATTACCTTGCCATCGCCGCTTCTGATGAGCGGATCAGCAAGGGGCGCGCAGCATTTGCCCGTCATGGCGGCACCTTGCAAACTCTCGAGGGGCGATACGGCGTAGATGCCGAGATTATCTGTGCGATCTGGGGACTGGAAAGCTTTTTTGGCGAGCGGCGCGGCGATGTACCGGTGATTTCTGCTACATCAACGCTAGCGTTCGACGGGAGACGTGGTGCCTTTTTTGAAAGTCAGCTGATTGCAGCGCTCAAGATCGTCCAAAATGGTGATATTCCAGCTTCGCGCCTAACTGGGTCATGGGCAGGCGCAATGGGTCATACCCAGTTTATTCCTACGTCCTATCAGGCCTTTGCAGTCGATTTTACCGGCGATGGCCGTCGCGACATCTGGTCTGACGACCCAACTGATTCGCTCGCCTCGACGGCCGCCTATTTGCAGAAAAACGGCTGGACACGTGGTGTGAAATGGGGAGGCGAGGTTGGCAATGGCGCGCCGCAAGGCAGCATAATACAGCCCCAGCAAGGTGGTCCTCGCTTTGCGGTGACAAGCAACTTCCGAGCGATCAAGCGGTACAATAACTCTGATGCTTATGCGATCGGTGTGGGGCATCTGGCGGACCGTATCGCTGGCGCAGGCCCCTTGCGCAGCAGCTTTCCACCCGATGTGAACGGTCTCACAAAGGATGACCGCATCGCTTTGCAGCAGCGTCTGACCGCAAAAGGCTTTGATACCGGCGGAAGTGATGGCGTTATCGGCCCTAACAGTGAAAAGGCAATCAGCGCATTTCAGGCCAGCCGTGGAATGCCTGTCACTGGTACTCCCTCTCAAGCACTGCTTGCCCAGCTCAGCTGA
- a CDS encoding GSU2403 family nucleotidyltransferase fold protein — protein MRHTRIPETAARVLREMRIHGRNYGARVVGTNALYAYEALAGVRFEEAMAATGDIDTLLDDRNRMRLIADTKEALGVSPGSFSKRRIRHSGPMAPMTSGSLMIADIWSSSSGRCQGH, from the coding sequence TTGCGTCACACACGGATACCAGAGACTGCAGCTAGGGTTCTACGTGAGATGCGGATCCACGGCCGGAACTACGGTGCCCGCGTCGTCGGCACAAACGCCCTTTATGCCTACGAGGCATTGGCGGGTGTCCGATTTGAAGAGGCTATGGCCGCGACTGGCGACATTGACACTCTGCTGGATGACCGCAACCGTATGCGATTGATTGCTGACACCAAGGAAGCGCTGGGGGTATCACCCGGTTCATTCAGCAAAAGGCGGATAAGACATTCCGGTCCCATGGCCCCAATGACTTCAGGCTCATTAATGATAGCGGATATATGGTCGAGTTCATCAGGCCGCTGCCAAGGCCATTAA